From Candidatus Sphingomonas colombiensis, one genomic window encodes:
- the ilvC gene encoding ketol-acid reductoisomerase — protein MRVYYDRDADLNLITGKKIAIIGYGSQGHAHAQNLRDSGVKEVAIALREGSATAKKAEAAGFKVMSNKEAAKWADVLMILAPDEHQAAIWENDLKGNLRPGSALAFAHGLNVHFGLIEPPADIDVIMIAPKGPGHTVRSEYARGGGVPCLIAVHQDASGNAHDVALAYASGVGGGRSGIIETNFREECETDLFGEQAVLCGGATALVQAGFETLVEAGYAPEMAYFECLHELKLIVDLMYEGGIANMRYSISNTAEYGDITTGPRIITDETKKEMKRVLADIQSGRFVKNFVLDNRAGQPELKAARKAAATHQIEQVGSKLRAMMPWIGANKLVDKERN, from the coding sequence ATGCGCGTCTATTACGATCGCGACGCCGATCTGAACCTGATCACGGGCAAGAAGATCGCCATCATCGGCTATGGCTCGCAAGGTCACGCCCATGCGCAGAACCTCCGCGATTCCGGCGTCAAGGAAGTCGCGATCGCGCTGCGTGAGGGCTCTGCCACCGCGAAGAAGGCCGAAGCCGCCGGCTTCAAGGTCATGTCGAACAAGGAAGCGGCGAAGTGGGCCGATGTCCTGATGATCCTCGCGCCCGATGAGCATCAGGCGGCGATCTGGGAGAACGACCTGAAGGGCAATCTGCGCCCCGGCAGCGCGCTCGCCTTCGCGCACGGCCTCAACGTCCATTTCGGGCTGATCGAGCCGCCCGCGGATATCGACGTGATCATGATCGCGCCGAAGGGCCCGGGCCACACCGTCCGTTCCGAATATGCCCGCGGCGGAGGCGTCCCCTGCCTGATCGCGGTTCATCAGGATGCGAGCGGCAACGCGCACGACGTCGCGCTGGCTTATGCCTCCGGCGTCGGCGGCGGCCGCTCGGGCATCATCGAGACGAATTTCCGCGAGGAATGCGAAACCGATCTATTCGGCGAGCAGGCCGTGCTCTGCGGCGGCGCCACCGCGCTCGTCCAGGCCGGTTTCGAAACGCTGGTCGAGGCGGGTTACGCGCCTGAAATGGCCTATTTCGAGTGCCTTCACGAACTGAAGCTGATCGTCGACCTGATGTATGAAGGCGGCATCGCCAACATGCGCTATTCGATCAGCAACACCGCCGAATATGGCGACATCACCACCGGCCCGCGCATCATCACCGATGAGACGAAGAAGGAAATGAAGCGCGTTCTGGCGGACATCCAGTCCGGTCGCTTCGTCAAGAACTTCGTGCTCGACAACCGTGCCGGCCAGCCGGAATTGAAGGCCGCGCGCAAGGCCGCCGCGACGCATCAGATCGAGCAGGTCGGCAGCAAGCTGCGCGCGATGATGCCGTGGATCGGCGCGAACAAGCTGGTGGACAAGGAACGTAACTGA